A region from the Candidatus Electrothrix scaldis genome encodes:
- a CDS encoding transposase has protein sequence MPNYRRADVQGGTYFFTVVTFRRQPFLCDEPVRTALRHGIEHTRKTHPFRIDGWVLLPDHLHCLWTLPPDDVDFGLRWSMIKRFVTRHCRADLHRNDLMNISRQKRHESTVWQRRFWEHLIRDEKDYAAHLDYIHSNPVKHGHARSAADWPYSTFHRYVEQGMYDKDWAAEPDNAEDGNYGEP, from the coding sequence ATGCCGAATTACCGCCGTGCTGATGTGCAAGGCGGCACCTATTTCTTCACCGTGGTGACCTTTCGGCGACAACCGTTCCTCTGTGACGAACCTGTCCGCACCGCGCTTCGGCATGGAATTGAACACACCCGAAAAACCCACCCGTTCCGCATTGACGGCTGGGTGCTGCTGCCCGATCATCTGCACTGCTTATGGACGCTGCCGCCGGATGATGTCGATTTCGGGCTGCGCTGGTCAATGATCAAACGTTTTGTGACCCGGCATTGCAGGGCTGACCTGCACCGAAATGATCTGATGAACATATCCCGGCAAAAACGGCACGAATCCACGGTCTGGCAACGCCGCTTCTGGGAGCACCTGATCCGCGATGAAAAAGATTATGCCGCGCATCTGGACTACATCCATTCCAACCCGGTGAAACACGGCCATGCCCGATCCGCCGCCGATTGGCCGTATTCGACCTTTCACCGCTATGTGGAGCAGGGCATGTACGACAAGGATTGGGCCGCCGAGCCGGACAATGCGGAAGATGGAAATTACGGTGAACCGTAG
- a CDS encoding SpvB/TcaC N-terminal domain-containing protein translates to MPESKAPEGRSQEGESRQQQNPMSAPAIGLPKGGGAIKGMGEKFAANPVTGTGSMSVPLALSPGRGGFGPQLSLSYDSGAGNGPFGFGWSLSLPSITRKTEKGLPQYRDSGPDADVFILSGAEDLVPVPMPQPEEPREPDVFDEQSNGYLVDAFRPRIEGLFARIERWTKVVIGPTAENSEEPDEPGDVHWRSISKDNILTIYGPDSESRICDPADPGRVFSWLIAETRDDRGNAVIYEYKAEDSADVDLNQAHERNRDNDSRGTNRYLKRILYGNPKPLLDEKGKRPLFLTAHQRESDGWMFEAVFDYGEDDNGTWSCRPDPFSSYRAGFENRTYRLCQRVLMFHHIPDSLDGRKGYDGLVRSTDFTYRYETEAGKDSSANPIYTFLHSVTQTGYQPDGNSYIPKNLPPLEFEYSQPLVQDKVEDVDATSLENLPIGVDGATYQWTDLHGEGIPGILTEQAGAWFYKRNFSPVSDGAVDLAPLEQVAVKPNLSLASGAQFMDLAGDGLPDLAVLDGPAPGMYEHDEAEGWNNFRPFTSCLNRSSRDSNLKFVDLDGDGHADILITEDDALVWHQSLAEKGFGPARRVAQALDEEKGPRLIFADSTDSVYLADLSGDGLTDLVRIRNGEVCYWPNLGHCRFGAKVTMDNSPWFDHPDQFSQQRIRLADIDGSGTTDIIYLHAEGVRLYFNQSGNSWSKAQQLAVFPPTDNLSAVNVTDLLGNGTACLVWSSPLPGAAGRQMRYVNLMGGQKPHLLIKTVNNMGAETRVEYAPSTKFYLQDKLDNKPWISKLPFPVHVVEQVETFDRISGNRFVSSYAYHHGYFDGLEREFRGFGMVQQWDSEEFGVLPEEGQPAATNHDPAFALPPVLTRTWFHTGAWLDGERISRQFEKEYYRPPAQSAEEAQAWLLPDTILPQGVSTEEMREACRSLKGSMLRQEVYALDDSGKEEHPYTVTEQNFTIRLLQSKDGNRHAVFFSHPREAISLHCERNPDDPRIQHALTLEVDDFGNVLKQAAIGYGRKASPLTGEDKAKQEQLLITLTENDVTNSVDEADDYRAPLASEVRTFELTGLRQKNGKRFQLGDFITLPGQEPPPVLEEIAYQTAPDPAKPQKRLIERVRTLYRRNDLSGLLPLGRLESLALPGESYKLASTSELLAKVFQRDGQQLLTDPAAVLTGKGADQGGYVDLDNDDRWWIPAGRIFFSPEKMAPADELAEARCSFFTPRRHCDPFGNCTTVDFDHCLLPSRTADALGNEVKAENDYRVLQPWLMTDPNGNRTALAFDPLGLVVATAVMGKETSPGVWEGDSLEDPTARMEYELFVWKEHQKPNFVRTFSREQHGPDNLRWQESFLYSDGFGRELQTKVQAEPGEAPKRKPQNPATPYTPGVLEWNEADDEPIREHTDSRWVGTGRIVYNNKGKPIKQYEPFFSSTHLYEDEPEMTDTGVTPVLFYDPLGRVIATLHPNHTYEKVVFDPWRQVTYDVNDTCAPRNEQTGDPRTDADISGYVAEYFNTLPNDPAEPWRTWYEQRINRTVGTPEQVAAQKAAAHADTPTTAHFDSLGRTFLTIARNRVICPNHALDGSEEELATRVELDIEGNQRAVEDAKGRVVMRYDYDMLGTVIHQASMEAGERWLLNDVSGKPIRTWDSRGFSHRMEYDELRRPAAHYVSGNSQPEHQIEKTVYGETLSEPEKGNHRGKPYQVYDNAGVVISEAYDFKGNLLRSSRQLRQDYKEAADWRQNPALEQEIFRSRSCYDALNRPVQLVAPHSDRAGTKFDIIRPGYNEANLLERVDVWPQQSAEPDSLLDPASADLKAVTNIDYDAKGQRERIEYGNGAITRYEYDEETYRLLRMLTTRPAGGNGLAANIFSSPDTLQDLRYTYDPAGNITRIEDSALRTVFHGGSKVRPEARYTYDALYRLIEAEGREHLGQCALQPTGNGNCRDYPFAGHGPQPGDPQALRNYLERYVYDEVGNFLSFIHKAESGNWQRDYAYQEASLLEPGRQSNRLSRTVLHPNGSQPVIEPYSYDAHGNMTRMPHLPLMTWDFRDQLCASSRQAAVSGTPETTYYVYDSSGQRVRKVTESYAAAGGSPAKRQERIYLGGFEVYREWSGETCALERLSLHVMDDKQRIALVETKTVGQAENGDPLHSPLVRYQLSNHLGSASLELDRDGALISYEEYHPYGTTAFQLHSSEVSRKRYRYTGMERDEETGLNYHGARYYAGWLGRWCSCDPAGLVDGTNIYMYAGNSPLLFIDPAGQQSLQELENGPPEGGYSMFSPLYEGAPDDMALPIGEGRELPQPRSSVPSSKTTSRMSLNRPHAAGGEGEFGEMPTIGPVSDEQVERERELAARMIEVEYHAAHPTPYDNMVAEMEAIGEAICPAGPFWGSPGAVAAAIDSAAGMDVQDAIQGGSYVNMPLSVLPTPGSFDTAPLPELREQVGGAPVDFPAIRYQPATLRVIRAKQLSRAISGATGKPERSFTVAVGEPNQKEFVHTVDVNNPDAHNVLSSGKVRLLPWEFLGDVPDGSIHAEGLTPFTARRVAPNATGGRVGTSNYACAECGAQYYWDVFPGWQHDNPQLGSDYANTPPWSDCNFWGRGQ, encoded by the coding sequence ATGCCGGAGAGCAAAGCGCCAGAAGGTAGGAGCCAGGAAGGAGAGAGCAGACAGCAGCAAAACCCTATGTCCGCTCCAGCCATCGGTCTCCCCAAAGGTGGTGGGGCCATCAAGGGGATGGGTGAGAAATTCGCCGCTAATCCGGTCACCGGCACGGGCTCCATGTCTGTGCCCCTTGCTCTCAGTCCGGGGCGTGGTGGCTTCGGTCCCCAGCTCTCCCTTTCCTATGATTCCGGGGCAGGCAACGGCCCGTTCGGTTTTGGCTGGAGCCTGTCCTTACCCTCCATCACCCGCAAGACTGAGAAGGGCCTGCCGCAATACCGAGATAGCGGCCCGGATGCCGATGTCTTCATCCTCTCCGGGGCCGAGGACCTGGTGCCTGTTCCGATGCCGCAACCGGAGGAACCCCGCGAACCCGACGTGTTTGATGAACAGAGCAACGGCTATCTGGTTGATGCCTTTCGACCCCGCATTGAAGGGTTGTTCGCCCGCATTGAACGCTGGACCAAGGTAGTCATCGGGCCGACAGCGGAAAACAGCGAAGAACCTGATGAGCCCGGCGATGTCCATTGGCGCTCCATCTCCAAAGACAATATCCTGACCATCTACGGCCCGGACAGCGAATCACGAATCTGTGACCCTGCTGATCCGGGCCGCGTTTTTTCCTGGCTCATTGCCGAGACTCGTGACGACCGAGGCAATGCGGTTATCTACGAGTACAAGGCCGAAGACAGCGCGGATGTTGATCTTAACCAGGCCCACGAACGCAACCGGGATAATGACAGCAGAGGAACCAACCGCTATCTGAAACGCATCCTCTACGGTAACCCGAAGCCGCTGCTGGACGAAAAAGGCAAACGCCCGTTGTTCCTTACCGCTCACCAACGTGAATCGGATGGATGGATGTTCGAGGCGGTCTTTGATTACGGTGAGGATGATAACGGCACTTGGTCCTGTCGGCCCGACCCCTTTTCCTCCTACCGGGCCGGGTTCGAGAACCGCACCTATCGCCTCTGCCAGCGGGTGTTGATGTTTCATCACATCCCGGACAGTTTGGATGGTCGGAAGGGCTATGATGGACTGGTGCGTTCCACAGATTTCACCTACCGTTACGAAACCGAGGCGGGCAAGGACAGTTCAGCCAATCCTATCTACACCTTTCTGCATTCAGTCACCCAAACCGGCTATCAACCGGACGGCAACAGCTACATTCCCAAGAACCTGCCACCGCTGGAGTTTGAGTACAGCCAGCCACTTGTGCAGGATAAGGTGGAAGACGTTGATGCTACAAGTTTGGAAAACCTGCCCATTGGCGTGGACGGGGCCACCTATCAATGGACCGACCTGCACGGCGAGGGCATTCCCGGCATCCTGACTGAGCAGGCCGGGGCTTGGTTCTACAAGCGTAATTTCAGTCCGGTCAGCGATGGTGCTGTTGATCTTGCGCCGCTGGAACAGGTTGCGGTCAAACCGAATCTCTCCCTTGCCAGTGGAGCGCAGTTCATGGATTTAGCCGGAGACGGCCTGCCGGATTTGGCAGTGCTGGATGGGCCTGCGCCGGGTATGTACGAACATGACGAGGCCGAAGGCTGGAACAACTTCCGACCCTTCACCTCTTGCCTCAACCGCAGCAGTCGCGATTCCAACCTGAAGTTTGTCGATCTGGACGGTGACGGTCATGCCGACATCCTGATTACGGAAGATGATGCTCTGGTCTGGCATCAGTCCCTGGCTGAGAAGGGCTTCGGCCCGGCCCGCCGGGTTGCCCAAGCCCTTGATGAAGAAAAAGGCCCGCGCCTGATTTTTGCCGACAGCACCGACTCGGTGTATCTGGCCGACCTCAGCGGCGACGGCCTGACCGATCTGGTGCGTATTCGCAACGGCGAGGTCTGCTACTGGCCCAATCTCGGCCATTGCCGCTTCGGGGCCAAGGTGACGATGGACAACTCGCCTTGGTTTGACCACCCGGATCAGTTCAGCCAACAACGCATCCGCCTAGCTGATATTGACGGCAGCGGCACCACGGATATCATCTATCTCCATGCCGAAGGGGTGCGCCTGTACTTCAACCAGTCCGGTAATAGCTGGAGCAAGGCGCAGCAGCTCGCTGTTTTTCCGCCGACCGATAATCTGTCCGCAGTCAATGTCACCGACCTGCTCGGCAACGGCACGGCCTGTCTGGTCTGGTCATCGCCGCTGCCCGGCGCAGCGGGTCGTCAGATGCGCTATGTCAACCTGATGGGCGGGCAGAAGCCGCATTTGCTGATTAAAACGGTCAACAATATGGGGGCAGAAACCCGTGTTGAGTATGCCCCTTCGACCAAGTTCTATTTGCAGGACAAGCTGGACAATAAACCGTGGATCAGCAAGCTGCCCTTTCCGGTGCATGTGGTGGAGCAGGTGGAGACCTTTGATAGGATCAGCGGCAATCGTTTTGTCAGCAGCTACGCCTACCATCACGGCTATTTCGACGGCTTGGAGCGGGAGTTTCGGGGCTTCGGCATGGTGCAACAATGGGATAGCGAGGAGTTCGGGGTCTTGCCGGAAGAGGGACAACCGGCGGCGACCAACCACGATCCGGCCTTTGCTCTGCCGCCGGTGCTGACCAGAACTTGGTTTCACACCGGTGCTTGGCTGGATGGCGAGCGCATCTCCCGGCAGTTTGAAAAGGAGTATTACCGTCCGCCTGCACAGTCTGCGGAAGAAGCGCAGGCGTGGCTGCTGCCGGACACCATTCTGCCGCAAGGAGTCAGCACAGAAGAGATGCGGGAGGCCTGCCGCTCCTTGAAAGGCTCCATGCTCCGGCAGGAGGTCTATGCCTTGGATGACAGCGGCAAGGAGGAGCATCCCTACACGGTCACGGAACAGAATTTCACCATCCGACTGCTGCAAAGTAAAGATGGCAACCGCCACGCAGTGTTCTTCAGCCATCCAAGAGAAGCAATCAGCCTGCACTGCGAGCGCAACCCGGACGACCCACGCATTCAGCACGCACTGACGCTGGAGGTTGACGACTTCGGCAACGTGCTCAAGCAGGCGGCAATCGGCTATGGCCGCAAAGCCAGCCCGCTTACGGGCGAGGACAAGGCGAAGCAGGAGCAGCTCCTTATTACCCTGACGGAGAACGATGTCACGAATTCGGTGGACGAGGCGGACGATTACCGCGCTCCCTTGGCCAGCGAAGTCCGCACGTTTGAACTCACCGGACTCCGGCAAAAAAACGGCAAACGCTTTCAGCTCGGTGACTTTATTACTCTGCCCGGTCAGGAGCCGCCGCCTGTCTTGGAGGAAATTGCCTATCAGACTGCGCCTGATCCAGCAAAACCGCAGAAACGGCTGATTGAGCGCGTCCGCACCCTGTACCGCCGCAATGATCTCAGCGGCCTGCTGCCTTTGGGGCGACTTGAATCCTTGGCCCTGCCCGGCGAGAGCTACAAACTCGCCTCAACCTCCGAACTGCTTGCCAAGGTGTTTCAACGGGACGGGCAGCAGCTTCTCACTGATCCTGCCGCTGTACTGACCGGGAAAGGCGCAGATCAGGGCGGCTATGTGGATCTGGACAACGATGACCGCTGGTGGATTCCCGCTGGTCGGATATTTTTTTCACCAGAAAAAATGGCTCCGGCGGATGAACTGGCCGAGGCCCGCTGCTCATTTTTCACGCCCCGCCGTCACTGCGATCCGTTCGGGAACTGCACGACCGTGGATTTTGACCACTGCCTGCTGCCCAGCAGGACAGCGGATGCGCTCGGCAATGAGGTCAAGGCCGAGAACGACTATCGTGTACTTCAGCCTTGGCTGATGACTGACCCCAACGGCAACCGCACTGCCTTGGCTTTTGATCCTCTGGGCTTGGTGGTCGCCACGGCAGTCATGGGCAAGGAGACCAGCCCCGGAGTATGGGAAGGCGACAGCCTGGAAGATCCCACCGCCCGGATGGAATACGAGCTTTTTGTTTGGAAGGAGCATCAGAAGCCCAACTTCGTCCGTACCTTCAGTCGTGAGCAGCACGGCCCGGATAATCTGCGCTGGCAGGAGTCCTTTCTCTACTCAGACGGATTCGGGCGGGAATTACAGACCAAGGTCCAGGCCGAGCCGGGCGAGGCACCCAAGCGGAAGCCGCAGAATCCGGCAACTCCATACACCCCCGGTGTACTTGAGTGGAATGAAGCAGACGATGAGCCAATCCGGGAACATACTGATTCCCGCTGGGTAGGCACCGGGCGTATTGTCTACAATAATAAGGGCAAACCGATCAAGCAGTATGAACCCTTTTTCAGCTCCACCCATCTCTATGAGGACGAGCCGGAGATGACCGACACCGGGGTCACGCCGGTGCTGTTCTACGATCCGCTGGGCCGGGTCATCGCCACTCTGCATCCGAATCATACTTACGAAAAGGTGGTTTTCGATCCGTGGCGGCAGGTCACCTACGATGTCAACGATACCTGCGCACCCCGTAACGAACAGACCGGTGATCCGCGTACTGATGCCGACATCAGCGGTTATGTGGCCGAGTATTTTAATACCTTGCCGAATGATCCTGCCGAGCCTTGGCGGACGTGGTATGAGCAGCGGATCAACCGGACTGTGGGAACACCGGAACAGGTTGCGGCTCAAAAGGCGGCGGCCCATGCCGACACCCCGACCACAGCCCATTTTGACAGTTTGGGCAGAACCTTCCTCACCATCGCCCGCAACCGGGTTATCTGCCCGAATCACGCGCTTGACGGCAGCGAGGAGGAATTGGCGACCAGAGTTGAGCTGGACATTGAGGGCAATCAGCGGGCTGTAGAAGATGCCAAGGGCCGCGTGGTGATGCGCTACGATTACGACATGCTGGGCACGGTGATTCATCAGGCGAGCATGGAGGCAGGAGAACGCTGGTTGTTGAATGACGTGAGCGGCAAACCCATCCGCACTTGGGACAGCCGGGGTTTCAGCCACCGGATGGAATACGATGAACTGCGGCGGCCTGCGGCCCATTATGTCAGCGGCAACAGCCAGCCAGAACACCAGATTGAGAAGACGGTTTACGGGGAGACACTGTCTGAACCGGAAAAGGGCAATCACCGGGGCAAACCGTATCAGGTCTATGACAACGCAGGCGTGGTCATCAGCGAGGCGTATGATTTCAAAGGCAACCTGCTCCGCAGCAGCCGTCAGCTCCGGCAGGACTACAAGGAAGCGGCGGACTGGCGGCAGAATCCGGCCTTGGAGCAGGAGATTTTCCGCAGCCGCAGCTGCTACGATGCCCTCAACCGGCCTGTGCAGCTTGTCGCCCCGCACAGCGACCGGGCAGGCACGAAGTTCGACATCATCCGGCCCGGTTATAACGAGGCAAATCTGTTGGAGCGGGTGGATGTCTGGCCGCAGCAGAGCGCGGAGCCGGACAGTCTGCTTGACCCCGCAAGTGCCGATCTCAAGGCGGTGACGAACATTGACTACGATGCCAAGGGCCAGCGGGAGCGGATTGAATACGGCAACGGGGCCATCACCCGATACGAATATGACGAGGAAACCTATCGCCTGCTGCGGATGCTCACTACCCGGCCCGCAGGCGGCAACGGGCTGGCGGCCAATATCTTCAGCAGCCCGGACACGCTTCAGGATTTACGCTACACCTACGACCCGGCAGGCAACATCACCCGGATTGAAGACAGTGCCCTGCGCACGGTCTTTCACGGCGGCAGCAAAGTCCGGCCAGAGGCCCGCTACACCTACGATGCCCTGTACCGCCTGATTGAGGCGGAAGGCCGGGAGCATCTCGGCCAGTGCGCCTTGCAGCCGACAGGCAACGGGAACTGCCGCGACTATCCCTTTGCCGGACACGGGCCGCAGCCCGGCGATCCGCAGGCTCTCCGCAATTATCTGGAACGCTACGTCTATGATGAGGTCGGCAACTTCCTCAGCTTCATCCACAAGGCGGAAAGCGGCAACTGGCAGCGGGACTACGCCTATCAGGAGGCCAGCCTGCTGGAGCCGGGCAGACAGAGCAACCGCCTGAGCCGCACGGTTCTCCATCCCAACGGCAGTCAGCCGGTGATTGAGCCGTACAGCTACGACGCGCACGGCAACATGACTCGGATGCCCCATCTGCCGCTGATGACCTGGGATTTCCGCGATCAGCTTTGCGCCTCGTCACGGCAGGCGGCAGTCAGCGGTACGCCGGAGACCACCTATTACGTCTATGACAGCAGCGGCCAGCGGGTGCGCAAGGTGACGGAGAGCTATGCGGCGGCTGGCGGCAGTCCGGCCAAGCGGCAGGAGCGCATCTATCTGGGCGGCTTTGAGGTCTATCGGGAATGGAGCGGCGAGACCTGCGCCTTGGAGCGGCTCAGTCTGCATGTGATGGATGACAAGCAGCGGATTGCTCTGGTGGAGACCAAGACCGTCGGTCAGGCAGAGAATGGTGATCCGCTGCACAGTCCGCTGGTGCGCTATCAGTTGAGTAATCATCTGGGGTCGGCGAGTTTGGAGCTGGACAGGGACGGCGCGCTGATTTCTTATGAGGAATATCATCCCTACGGCACCACGGCCTTTCAGCTCCATTCTTCAGAGGTGAGCCGGAAGCGGTATCGGTATACCGGGATGGAGCGGGATGAGGAGACCGGGTTGAATTATCATGGGGCGCGGTATTATGCGGGGTGGTTGGGGCGGTGGTGCAGTTGTGATCCGGCGGGGTTGGTGGATGGAACAAACATATACATGTATGCCGGAAATTCCCCTTTGTTATTCATTGACCCGGCAGGACAACAAAGCCTTCAGGAGTTAGAAAATGGGCCTCCCGAAGGCGGATATTCCATGTTTAGTCCTTTATATGAGGGAGCACCTGATGATATGGCATTGCCAATTGGAGAGGGACGAGAATTACCTCAACCACGATCAAGTGTTCCATCGTCAAAGACAACTTCTCGAATGAGTCTTAATAGGCCTCATGCTGCCGGGGGGGAGGGCGAATTTGGGGAAATGCCAACAATCGGCCCTGTATCTGACGAACAAGTTGAACGTGAACGAGAATTAGCAGCAAGAATGATAGAAGTGGAATACCATGCCGCACACCCTACCCCCTATGACAATATGGTGGCAGAAATGGAAGCAATTGGAGAGGCAATTTGCCCTGCCGGACCATTCTGGGGATCCCCGGGTGCCGTCGCTGCCGCAATTGATAGTGCGGCAGGAATGGATGTTCAAGATGCAATACAAGGGGGATCTTATGTTAATATGCCATTGTCTGTACTACCTACTCCTGGTTCTTTCGATACCGCTCCGTTGCCAGAGCTACGTGAACAAGTGGGAGGAGCACCGGTTGATTTTCCAGCAATTAGATATCAGCCGGCTACGTTACGAGTCATACGTGCAAAACAATTGAGCCGCGCTATTTCAGGAGCTACAGGTAAACCTGAACGCAGTTTTACTGTAGCAGTCGGAGAACCTAATCAAAAGGAATTTGTTCATACTGTGGATGTCAATAACCCAGACGCGCACAATGTTCTCTCATCAGGGAAAGTAAGACTTTTGCCTTGGGAGTTCTTAGGGGATGTCCCTGATGGCAGCATACATGCGGAGGGGCTAACACCTTTTACAGCCCGGCGTGTAGCTCCAAATGCAACGGGTGGACGTGTTGGAACATCAAATTATGCCTGTGCTGAGTGCGGGGCTCAATACTATTGGGATGTATTTCCAGGTTGGCAACATGATAATCCGCAATTGGGGAGTGATTACGCAAATACTCCACCGTGGAGCGACTGCAATTTTTGGGGTCGCGGACAATAG